CATTTGATGGAGATCCTCGTCTAAATTTAAAAAGAGTGTTAAAAGATATGGAAGAGCTAGGGTTTACCAATTTCAACCTTGGACCTGAGCCCGAATTTTTCTTGTTCAAACTGGATGACAAAGGTGAACCAACACTCGAATTGAATGATAAAGGCGGTTATTTCGATCTTGCGCCTACCGATCTAGGGGAAAATTGTAGACGTGATATTGTATTGGAATTAGAAGAAATGGGTTTTGAAATTGAGGCATCCCACCATGAGGTTGCTCCAGGTCAACACGAAATAGACTTTAAATATCAAGATGCCATAAGAGCTTGCGATGACATTCAAACCTTTAAACTCGTAGTCAAAACAATTGCCCGTAAACACGGGTTGCTGGCAACGTTTATGCCAAAGCCATTGTTCGGTATAAATGGATCAGGCATGCACTGTAACTTAAGCTTATTTAAAGGAGGAAAGAATACTTTTTATGATCCAAATGGGGTGTTGGAATTAAGTGATACAGCAAGAAGCTTTTTGGCAGGAATATTAAAACATGCACCGAGTTTCACAGCTGTTACAAATCCTACTGTTAATTCTTATAAAAGGTTAGTTCCGGGATATGAGGCACCGTGTTATGTAGCATGGTCGGCAAGAAACAGAAGCCCGCTTATTCGTATTCCAGCTTCACGTGGCTTGAGTACTCGTGTAGAAGTTCGTAGTGTTGACCCTGCTGCAAATCCTTATCTAGCAATGGCTGTCCTACTAGCTGCGGGATTAGATGGGATAAAAAATAATGCAACGGCTCCAGAACCAGTAGACCGAAATATTTATGCTATGTCGAAAGAGCAACGTAAGGAATATGGCATTATTGATCTGCCTTCTACGTTGACACAAGCTCTCGAATTGTTAAAGACAAATGAAGTGATCACGAATGCTTTAGGCAGACATTTGTTTGAACATTTTGTAGAAGCAAAAGAAATCGAATGGGATATGTTTAGAACGACTGTACATCCTTGGGAACGTGAGCAATATATGAGACAGTATTAAGGGAAATCACATTTTAAGGAAAATCCTAAAAGAAAGAGTGATGTCGAGTGTGTGGAATAGTAGGTTGGGTAGATTGGCGTAATGATTTGACACGACATGTATCCGTAATGGAAAAAATGGCAGAAACCATGTC
The nucleotide sequence above comes from Psychrobacillus glaciei. Encoded proteins:
- the glnA gene encoding type I glutamate--ammonia ligase encodes the protein MNRESILKMVKEQNVRYIRLQFTDLFGTIKNVEIPASQLTKALDNKMMFDGSSIEGFVRIEESDMLLYPDLDTFVIFPWTAEKGKVARFICDIYHPDGTPFDGDPRLNLKRVLKDMEELGFTNFNLGPEPEFFLFKLDDKGEPTLELNDKGGYFDLAPTDLGENCRRDIVLELEEMGFEIEASHHEVAPGQHEIDFKYQDAIRACDDIQTFKLVVKTIARKHGLLATFMPKPLFGINGSGMHCNLSLFKGGKNTFYDPNGVLELSDTARSFLAGILKHAPSFTAVTNPTVNSYKRLVPGYEAPCYVAWSARNRSPLIRIPASRGLSTRVEVRSVDPAANPYLAMAVLLAAGLDGIKNNATAPEPVDRNIYAMSKEQRKEYGIIDLPSTLTQALELLKTNEVITNALGRHLFEHFVEAKEIEWDMFRTTVHPWEREQYMRQY